One genomic window of Acidovorax radicis includes the following:
- a CDS encoding MmgE/PrpD family protein → MHATEIFARYATEFQRQPLPDEVIHHAKRAVIDWYASLFPGLNTPPVAILEQTLADDLDRGRAFLGGGRASTARTAALINGAAAHAAEVDDSFRDAMYHPGAATIAAALAAGQDLGVSGLEFLRGVVLGYEVSTRIGVVMGRPHYKFWHSTGTVGSFGAAAAVGGIMRLDGAAFAHALATAATFAAGLQQAFRMDSMSKPLHAGRAAEAGLLAAQLASRGLTGSLDVLDGESGLGHAMSNGPDWSNVGATLGQDFHITRLTFKSHIGCGHTFAAIDGALELRQRHNLQADQIKSVRVATYRPALDIACYTRPTTANEARFSLTYVVATALSYGSVRLAAYEPDRLNDSATRALMERMTVEVDPALDAAFPGQRAARIDIETVDGRRLSHFQPNRKGDPEQALTDAELEGKFLELAEPVIGIASAQSLLANIWALDRTENLLFKNPLSSHHIP, encoded by the coding sequence ATGCACGCTACAGAAATATTTGCCCGATACGCCACTGAGTTCCAGCGGCAACCGCTTCCTGACGAAGTGATCCACCACGCCAAGCGTGCCGTGATCGATTGGTACGCCTCCCTGTTCCCGGGGCTGAATACGCCGCCCGTCGCGATCCTGGAGCAGACCCTCGCGGACGACCTCGACCGTGGGCGCGCATTTTTGGGGGGAGGGCGAGCGAGTACGGCACGCACAGCCGCACTCATCAACGGCGCTGCGGCGCACGCAGCCGAGGTGGACGACAGCTTTCGCGACGCGATGTACCACCCGGGCGCCGCTACGATTGCGGCCGCACTGGCGGCAGGTCAGGACCTTGGCGTCTCCGGCCTCGAATTTCTGCGGGGCGTGGTGCTCGGCTACGAGGTGTCCACGCGCATCGGAGTGGTGATGGGTCGACCTCACTACAAGTTCTGGCACAGCACTGGCACGGTAGGTAGCTTTGGTGCGGCGGCTGCCGTGGGCGGCATCATGCGACTGGATGGAGCTGCCTTCGCCCACGCGCTGGCAACCGCAGCAACGTTTGCGGCAGGGCTTCAGCAGGCTTTCCGCATGGACTCGATGTCCAAGCCACTGCATGCAGGGCGCGCCGCTGAGGCGGGCTTGCTCGCAGCGCAACTGGCCTCGCGCGGCCTGACCGGATCACTTGATGTGCTTGATGGGGAAAGCGGTCTGGGGCACGCCATGAGCAACGGCCCCGATTGGTCCAACGTGGGCGCAACGCTGGGTCAGGACTTTCACATCACGCGTCTGACCTTCAAAAGCCACATTGGGTGCGGGCATACGTTCGCGGCGATTGATGGCGCGCTGGAACTCCGGCAGCGTCACAACCTCCAGGCCGACCAGATCAAGAGCGTGCGGGTTGCGACCTATCGTCCCGCGCTCGACATCGCGTGCTATACCCGCCCCACCACGGCCAACGAAGCGCGGTTCAGCCTGACCTATGTGGTGGCCACCGCGCTGTCGTATGGCAGCGTTCGCCTGGCCGCCTACGAGCCCGACCGCCTGAACGACTCGGCCACACGCGCGCTGATGGAGCGTATGACGGTCGAGGTGGATCCGGCTCTTGATGCGGCCTTCCCAGGGCAGCGGGCTGCGCGCATCGACATCGAGACCGTGGATGGCCGCCGGCTCTCGCACTTTCAGCCCAATCGCAAGGGAGATCCAGAGCAGGCCCTTACGGACGCTGAGCTGGAAGGCAAGTTTTTGGAGCTCGCTGAACCAGTCATCGGCATCGCTTCGGCGCAGTCTCTATTGGCGAATATCTGGGCTCTCGACCGCACTGAGAACTTGCTTTTCAAGAACCCATTGTCTTCACATCACATTCCCTGA
- a CDS encoding alpha/beta fold hydrolase, with product MGDLERLAVRHDVLLADSGVQLAWRRLGQGAPVVLLHGGHGNWLHWARNVAALATRYTVWVPDLPGYGDSAAPADHTLTSMVALVRESLDRLVGPDTPVGVVGFSFGGLVAAGLAAERSAVSCVALLGPAGHGGERRPKGELRNWKPAFERGDCSEFDDTMRHNLLMHMLHDARSLDATALAIHTQACLQTRFHSKRISRSAELPHLLARYVGPLLLAWGEHDVTADPHAASSLLMQRLGPSSSLVIPRAGHWVQYEAAEEVNSLLLKWFDQYLSPHQET from the coding sequence TTGGGCGATTTGGAGCGTCTGGCAGTCCGCCACGATGTCCTTCTTGCCGACTCCGGAGTGCAATTGGCCTGGCGCCGATTGGGGCAGGGGGCGCCGGTCGTCCTCCTGCATGGCGGGCACGGCAACTGGCTGCACTGGGCGCGCAATGTGGCAGCGCTTGCCACGCGCTACACGGTGTGGGTGCCCGATCTGCCGGGCTATGGAGATTCAGCCGCACCGGCAGATCACACGCTGACGTCGATGGTGGCCCTTGTCCGGGAGTCGCTTGACCGGCTGGTGGGGCCAGACACTCCGGTGGGTGTCGTCGGCTTCTCATTTGGCGGCCTGGTCGCTGCGGGACTGGCCGCCGAGCGTTCCGCCGTTTCATGCGTGGCGCTCCTGGGACCCGCCGGTCACGGAGGCGAGCGTCGGCCCAAGGGCGAACTGCGCAATTGGAAGCCTGCCTTCGAGCGGGGAGACTGCTCGGAGTTTGACGACACCATGCGCCACAACCTGCTGATGCATATGCTCCATGACGCTCGCAGCCTCGACGCGACTGCGCTCGCGATCCATACGCAGGCATGTCTGCAGACGCGCTTTCACAGCAAACGCATTTCGCGCTCAGCGGAACTGCCACACCTGCTGGCCAGGTATGTCGGCCCTTTGCTATTGGCCTGGGGCGAGCACGATGTCACCGCCGACCCCCATGCCGCTTCATCCTTGCTCATGCAACGCCTGGGGCCCAGCAGTTCGTTGGTCATTCCCCGTGCAGGTCACTGGGTGCAGTACGAGGCGGCCGAAGAGGTGAACAGCCTGCTGTTGAAGTGGTTTGATCAATATCTGTCCCCCCATCAGGAAACCTGA
- the pcaF gene encoding 3-oxoadipyl-CoA thiolase — protein MTRHAFICDAVRTPFGRYGGSLSSVRADDLGAVPLTALMARHPSLDWEAVADIVYGCANQAGEDNRNVARMSALLAGLPVGLPGSTINRLCGSGLDALGTAARAIKSGEASLMLAGGVESMSRAPFVMGKAESAFSRAAKIEDTTIGWRLVNPKMKALHGVDSMPETAENVAAQFGISRQDQDLMALASQRKAVAAQQRGFFDAEIVPVTVPQKKGDALVVARDEHPRETSLEALGRLKGVVRPDGTVTAGNASGVNDGACALLLADEKGAARHGLAPRARVVAMATAGVAPRIMGMGPAPATRKVLALAGLTLEQLDVIELNEAFAAQGLAVLRDLGLSDNDPRVNPNGGAIALGHPLGASGARLATTAINQLHDTGGKYALCTMCIGVGQGIALILERV, from the coding sequence ATGACCCGCCATGCCTTCATCTGCGATGCCGTTCGCACCCCTTTCGGACGTTACGGCGGCAGCCTGTCCTCGGTGCGCGCCGACGACCTGGGCGCTGTTCCGCTCACCGCCCTGATGGCGCGCCACCCGAGCCTGGATTGGGAGGCCGTAGCCGATATCGTCTATGGCTGTGCCAACCAGGCTGGCGAGGACAATCGCAATGTGGCTCGCATGTCGGCGCTGCTGGCTGGCCTGCCCGTGGGCTTGCCTGGCAGCACCATCAACCGGCTGTGTGGTTCGGGCCTGGATGCTCTTGGCACAGCTGCACGGGCCATCAAGTCCGGGGAGGCCAGCCTGATGCTGGCCGGTGGCGTGGAAAGCATGAGCCGCGCGCCCTTCGTGATGGGAAAGGCAGAGAGCGCTTTCTCTCGGGCCGCAAAGATCGAGGACACCACCATCGGCTGGCGCCTGGTCAACCCCAAGATGAAGGCCTTGCATGGCGTGGACAGCATGCCCGAGACGGCTGAGAACGTGGCCGCGCAATTCGGCATTTCTCGCCAGGACCAAGACCTCATGGCGCTGGCCTCGCAGCGCAAGGCGGTCGCGGCGCAGCAACGCGGCTTCTTCGACGCCGAGATCGTGCCTGTCACGGTGCCGCAGAAGAAAGGCGACGCGCTGGTGGTCGCACGCGACGAGCACCCACGCGAGACGAGTCTGGAGGCGCTGGGCCGTCTCAAGGGCGTGGTGCGGCCCGACGGTACGGTCACGGCCGGCAACGCCTCGGGCGTGAATGACGGCGCTTGTGCATTGCTGTTGGCGGACGAGAAGGGTGCAGCCCGGCATGGGCTTGCCCCGCGCGCCCGCGTCGTTGCCATGGCCACCGCTGGCGTGGCACCGCGCATCATGGGCATGGGGCCCGCGCCAGCTACACGCAAGGTGCTGGCACTGGCGGGATTGACCCTGGAGCAGCTTGACGTGATCGAGTTGAACGAAGCCTTTGCAGCGCAGGGCCTGGCCGTGCTGCGCGACTTGGGCCTGAGCGACAACGACCCACGGGTCAACCCCAACGGGGGCGCCATTGCTCTGGGGCACCCACTGGGAGCCTCCGGCGCCCGGCTAGCCACCACGGCCATCAACCAGCTTCACGACACGGGTGGTAAGTACGCACTTTGCACGATGTGTATTGGCGTGGGACAAGGTATCGCGCTGATCCTTGAGCGGGTATGA
- a CDS encoding 3-hydroxyacyl-CoA dehydrogenase NAD-binding domain-containing protein encodes MAINPTAQVRLERDGDVAVIWIDNPPINAGSAAVRTGLLHAINEVAHDERIVAAVLIGAGTTFIAGSDIREFGQPLAEPQLPTVIAALEACPKPFVAALHGAALGGGFELALGCDARIAATGTVVGLPEVTLGIIPGAGGTQRLPRLVGVPRAIAMVCSGERLKSAAALAASLVDLVATGDLRSAAVVHARSLAGRKQRVRELSVPATEPQAVADAATAALKAGKNRPAVVAAIESIKASALLDFDTALADERAVFQQLRSSREATALRHQFFAERDSAKHPQLAGVAPRAMQTIAVIGAGTMGSGIVIAALDAGYDVLLLEQDGEALDRGGARIHDHYAGRVRAGKMAPEAVQSRQDRMRTSLQWDDLAEADLVIEAVFEDIEVKRQVFARIDGLARPGAVLASNTSYLDLDAIAAATSRPQDVIGLHFFSPAHVMRLIEVVRGQPTESDVLATGLAVAKKLGKLPLLTGNAFGFVGNRLYAAYRRQCEFLVEEGAWPEQVDAALQRFGFAMGPFAVADLSGLDIAWRMRQAQVGTRDPAARYVHIADRLCEAGRLGRKTGAGYYRYTESGQPMVDETVHVLIERARADKGIAPRAIPDEEIVRRALLALANEAALLLAEGVAAHATDVDVALVNGYGFPRWEGGVVFWARERGEAALRADFAWLAEISGPGSKAGDPGALLALPS; translated from the coding sequence ATGGCGATCAACCCAACGGCCCAGGTCCGGCTGGAGCGCGACGGCGACGTAGCCGTCATTTGGATCGACAACCCACCGATCAATGCAGGCTCCGCCGCAGTACGTACCGGACTGTTGCACGCTATCAACGAAGTGGCGCACGACGAGCGCATCGTGGCCGCCGTGCTGATCGGTGCGGGCACCACCTTCATCGCAGGATCTGACATCCGCGAATTCGGTCAGCCCCTGGCAGAGCCGCAGTTGCCCACGGTGATCGCGGCCCTAGAAGCCTGCCCCAAGCCCTTCGTGGCCGCGCTGCACGGCGCAGCACTGGGCGGCGGCTTTGAGTTGGCGCTGGGCTGTGATGCCCGCATCGCAGCGACGGGGACGGTCGTGGGCCTGCCCGAGGTCACACTGGGCATCATTCCTGGAGCGGGTGGCACACAGCGGCTGCCACGCCTCGTCGGTGTGCCGCGCGCGATAGCGATGGTGTGCAGCGGCGAACGCCTGAAAAGCGCTGCCGCGCTGGCCGCCAGCCTCGTTGACCTGGTCGCCACCGGTGACTTGCGCTCCGCAGCCGTAGTACATGCGCGAAGCCTGGCTGGGCGCAAGCAGAGGGTGCGCGAACTATCCGTGCCTGCGACGGAACCTCAGGCTGTGGCTGATGCCGCCACTGCGGCGTTGAAGGCAGGCAAGAACCGTCCGGCCGTGGTTGCGGCGATTGAGTCCATCAAAGCGTCGGCCTTGCTGGACTTCGACACGGCGCTGGCCGATGAACGCGCCGTGTTCCAGCAACTTCGCTCTTCGCGCGAGGCCACGGCTCTGCGCCACCAGTTTTTCGCCGAACGCGACAGCGCCAAGCACCCGCAGCTGGCTGGCGTTGCACCTCGTGCGATGCAGACCATCGCAGTGATCGGCGCTGGCACCATGGGCTCGGGCATCGTGATCGCTGCGCTGGACGCCGGCTACGACGTGCTGCTGCTGGAACAGGATGGGGAGGCGCTCGATCGCGGCGGTGCACGCATTCACGACCACTACGCAGGCCGCGTACGCGCCGGCAAGATGGCGCCTGAAGCTGTGCAGTCGCGCCAGGACCGCATGCGCACCAGCCTGCAGTGGGATGACCTGGCCGAAGCCGACCTTGTGATTGAGGCCGTGTTTGAGGATATTGAGGTCAAGCGGCAAGTGTTCGCGCGTATCGATGGCCTGGCCCGTCCTGGGGCTGTGCTGGCGAGCAACACCTCCTATCTTGACCTGGACGCCATCGCCGCCGCCACATCGCGCCCGCAGGACGTAATCGGGTTGCACTTCTTCAGCCCTGCCCACGTCATGCGCCTGATCGAAGTGGTGCGCGGCCAGCCTACGGAGTCCGATGTGCTGGCCACGGGCCTGGCGGTGGCAAAGAAGCTTGGCAAACTGCCGCTGCTGACGGGCAACGCGTTCGGTTTCGTCGGCAACCGGCTGTACGCAGCCTACCGGCGCCAGTGCGAGTTCCTGGTCGAGGAAGGTGCCTGGCCTGAGCAAGTGGATGCGGCGCTGCAGCGCTTCGGTTTTGCCATGGGGCCCTTCGCCGTGGCTGATTTGTCGGGCCTGGACATTGCTTGGCGTATGCGCCAAGCCCAGGTCGGCACGCGCGACCCAGCGGCGCGCTACGTGCACATCGCCGACCGGCTGTGCGAAGCCGGCCGCCTGGGCCGCAAGACCGGCGCAGGCTACTACCGCTACACCGAGAGCGGCCAGCCCATGGTGGATGAAACCGTGCACGTGCTGATCGAGCGAGCCCGCGCCGACAAAGGTATCGCGCCGCGTGCCATCCCCGATGAAGAGATTGTGCGCCGTGCGCTGCTGGCTTTGGCCAATGAGGCCGCCCTGCTGCTGGCCGAGGGCGTGGCCGCCCACGCCACCGATGTGGATGTGGCCCTGGTCAATGGCTACGGCTTTCCCCGTTGGGAAGGCGGCGTGGTGTTTTGGGCCCGCGAACGTGGCGAGGCAGCGCTGCGTGCCGACTTCGCGTGGCTGGCCGAGATCAGTGGCCCTGGCAGCAAGGCAGGCGATCCGGGCGCTTTGCTCGCACTCCCAAGCTGA
- a CDS encoding acetate--CoA ligase family protein gives MNVISRLLQPRSVAIIGASADAAKTAGRPVSYLLKHGFAGDIYPVNPKVDRIGDLVCYPDIASLPAVPDVGIVLLGAERAHLAVRDLAARGTAAAIVLASGYTETGEEGARRQQQLIEAAGDMRILGPNTIGLVNLTDRIVLSATGALEMEHFPVGGIGVVSQSGGILGALLSRAAARGVGLSKLISTSNEVDLELADFIDYLADDEATKVIALYVETVRDPAKFRSACLKAARAGKPVVAFKIGRSEAGAKAAVSHTGALAGADRMYDALFKQVGVIRAQTFSDLLDIPAALATGRKLHGKRVAILTSTGGAGTLVSDDLGMAGFDTPAPDAATAEALRALQTGDHAVLDRNPIDVTLAGLKPDLLRGAINVLLKSPSYDALTIIVGSSSLAMPELLAGAIQDCLPNSDKPVIAYVSPHAPEVGALLTQRGVPAFAAAESCTAALRAMFQVAELKPQVESSAPVAAVAVDGLPTGSLDEYQAKQLFTRFGVPCAGERIVGSPAEAEAAARELGGRVVLKILSSEITHKSDVGGVAVNLSAETIGARLTAMASEVETKAGVLPKHFLVQEMVSGGTELILGMHRDALGTAILLGMGGVTAELFKDTTMRLLPPTGGLPRADALAMAKELKTWPLLDGFRGRPLADVDALVTAIVAFSQMAAQLGERLVEAEINPVFVLPKGQGVRAADGVVVLA, from the coding sequence ATGAACGTCATCTCCCGCCTCCTCCAGCCCCGCAGCGTGGCCATTATTGGTGCATCCGCCGATGCAGCGAAGACCGCAGGCCGCCCCGTGTCCTATCTGTTGAAACACGGCTTTGCCGGCGACATTTACCCCGTCAACCCCAAAGTAGATCGGATCGGCGACCTGGTCTGCTATCCGGACATCGCTTCGCTGCCTGCGGTGCCTGATGTCGGTATCGTCCTGTTGGGCGCAGAGCGGGCCCACCTGGCCGTGCGGGATCTCGCAGCCCGGGGCACTGCAGCGGCCATCGTCCTGGCCAGCGGCTACACCGAAACCGGTGAGGAGGGCGCACGCCGGCAGCAGCAGCTGATCGAGGCCGCAGGCGACATGCGCATCCTGGGCCCCAACACCATCGGTCTTGTCAATTTGACCGACCGCATAGTGCTGTCGGCTACCGGTGCGCTGGAGATGGAGCATTTCCCAGTGGGCGGTATTGGTGTTGTCTCGCAGAGCGGTGGCATCCTGGGCGCGCTGCTGTCGCGTGCAGCGGCGCGTGGCGTCGGTTTGTCAAAATTGATTTCCACCAGCAATGAGGTGGATCTGGAACTGGCCGACTTCATCGACTACCTGGCCGATGACGAGGCTACCAAGGTGATCGCGCTCTACGTGGAGACTGTGCGTGACCCTGCCAAGTTCCGCAGCGCCTGCCTCAAGGCGGCTCGCGCGGGCAAGCCTGTGGTGGCGTTCAAGATCGGCCGCTCCGAAGCCGGCGCGAAGGCTGCCGTGTCGCACACCGGCGCATTGGCTGGCGCCGATCGCATGTACGACGCGCTGTTCAAACAGGTCGGCGTGATCCGCGCGCAAACCTTCAGCGACCTGCTGGACATCCCGGCCGCGCTGGCCACCGGCCGCAAGCTGCATGGCAAACGCGTCGCCATCCTGACCTCTACCGGTGGTGCCGGCACGCTGGTGTCAGATGATCTGGGCATGGCCGGTTTCGACACACCTGCACCTGATGCGGCCACAGCCGAGGCCCTGCGTGCGCTCCAGACCGGCGACCATGCTGTGCTGGACCGCAACCCCATCGACGTGACGCTGGCGGGCCTCAAGCCCGATCTACTGCGCGGCGCCATCAACGTGCTGCTCAAGAGCCCGAGCTACGACGCGCTGACCATCATTGTGGGCTCCTCCAGTCTTGCAATGCCCGAGCTGTTGGCCGGTGCCATTCAGGACTGTCTGCCCAACTCTGACAAGCCAGTGATCGCCTACGTCAGCCCGCATGCGCCTGAAGTGGGTGCGCTGCTGACGCAACGTGGCGTGCCTGCATTCGCAGCTGCAGAAAGCTGCACGGCGGCGCTGCGCGCCATGTTCCAGGTGGCGGAGTTGAAGCCGCAGGTCGAGTCCAGTGCGCCTGTTGCTGCGGTGGCGGTGGACGGTTTGCCGACAGGCTCTCTGGATGAATACCAGGCCAAGCAGCTATTTACGCGCTTCGGCGTGCCTTGTGCGGGCGAACGCATCGTTGGGTCACCCGCCGAGGCCGAGGCAGCAGCGCGCGAACTGGGTGGCCGCGTGGTGCTGAAGATTCTCTCGTCCGAGATCACGCACAAGAGCGATGTGGGCGGTGTGGCTGTGAACCTGTCGGCCGAGACCATCGGCGCGCGTCTCACCGCCATGGCGTCGGAAGTCGAGACCAAGGCTGGAGTGCTTCCCAAGCACTTCCTCGTGCAAGAGATGGTCAGTGGCGGCACCGAGCTGATCCTTGGCATGCACCGTGACGCGCTGGGTACCGCCATCTTGCTTGGCATGGGCGGTGTCACGGCCGAACTGTTCAAGGACACGACCATGCGCCTGCTGCCACCCACCGGCGGACTGCCGCGTGCCGATGCGCTGGCCATGGCGAAGGAGCTCAAGACCTGGCCGCTGCTGGACGGCTTCCGTGGCCGCCCCCTGGCCGACGTCGATGCACTGGTCACGGCCATCGTTGCCTTCTCGCAGATGGCGGCCCAACTCGGCGAGCGCTTGGTCGAGGCCGAGATCAACCCGGTGTTCGTATTGCCGAAGGGGCAGGGCGTTCGCGCGGCCGACGGCGTGGTGGTGCTGGCCTGA
- a CDS encoding enoyl-CoA hydratase/isomerase family protein — protein sequence MTTELIELTVTNGIATLMLNRPDKRNAMSDDMRTEFIAALEHVSANKSIRALVLTGNGKGFCAGGDISGMERRMNAPAGEIAFNGWHRQQRVHHTQTLLHTMPKPTIAAVNGAASGLGADTALACDFIIANEWAHFSWSYIHRGIIPDGGGMYFLPRRVGLPKAKELIFTGRKVNVNEALAMGIVDRKTSAQTLVADAQAWAAELSKGSATALALGKTILDQTFEMSAQQVFAQGSQAQGICYTSTEHRDSVMAFLAKASATASKE from the coding sequence ATGACCACAGAGCTCATTGAACTGACCGTCACCAATGGCATCGCGACGCTCATGCTGAATCGCCCTGACAAGCGCAACGCGATGAGCGACGACATGCGTACCGAGTTCATCGCAGCGCTGGAGCATGTCAGCGCGAACAAGTCTATACGTGCGCTGGTGCTCACTGGCAATGGCAAGGGTTTCTGCGCTGGAGGAGATATCTCCGGCATGGAGCGCCGCATGAATGCGCCAGCCGGGGAGATTGCCTTCAACGGCTGGCATCGTCAGCAGCGCGTGCACCACACGCAGACCCTGCTGCACACGATGCCTAAGCCCACCATCGCAGCCGTCAATGGCGCAGCGTCGGGGCTGGGCGCCGACACGGCGCTTGCATGTGACTTCATCATCGCCAATGAGTGGGCCCATTTCTCCTGGTCCTACATCCACCGCGGCATCATTCCCGATGGGGGCGGTATGTACTTCCTGCCCCGCCGCGTCGGGCTGCCCAAGGCCAAGGAACTGATTTTCACGGGCCGCAAGGTCAATGTGAACGAGGCGCTGGCCATGGGCATCGTGGACCGCAAGACCTCGGCGCAAACGCTGGTGGCCGATGCGCAGGCGTGGGCAGCGGAACTCAGCAAAGGGTCGGCAACCGCACTGGCGCTGGGCAAGACGATTCTGGACCAAACCTTCGAGATGTCGGCACAACAGGTGTTCGCACAAGGCAGCCAGGCACAAGGCATCTGCTACACGAGCACAGAGCACCGCGATTCGGTGATGGCCTTTCTTGCAAAGGCTTCGGCAACGGCCAGCAAAGAGTAA
- a CDS encoding tripartite tricarboxylate transporter substrate binding protein, giving the protein MHKHLLSARSRIAAVIAATAVLSGLYAAPANAAFPDKPVRIIVPFAPGGGTDLVARSMTVVMGQELGQPVIIDNKPGAGTLIGTDAAAKSAPDGYTMVMATVAHVVNPSIQPKLPYNHDKDFAPVMLVGVSPNVLVVRSSSPYKSVKDVIAAAKATPGKLSFASQGAGTSAHLAGELFKNLIGTNLIHIPYRGAGPALTDLLGGQVDVMFATAAAVGSMIESGKLRALAVTTATRSSSHVLSKVPTVAESGVPGYVADSWYGLFAPAGTPADVIEKLNAAAKKAVFTDAFRKRMEAEGLIVKGGTPQDFGTYAKGEEARWRKVVKDNNITND; this is encoded by the coding sequence ATGCACAAACACCTGCTTTCTGCGCGTTCGCGCATCGCTGCGGTCATTGCGGCTACGGCGGTCCTGAGCGGTCTATATGCCGCTCCTGCCAACGCGGCATTCCCTGACAAACCTGTCCGCATCATCGTGCCATTTGCACCGGGTGGCGGTACGGATCTGGTCGCTCGTTCCATGACAGTGGTCATGGGCCAAGAGCTCGGTCAGCCCGTCATCATCGATAACAAGCCGGGCGCTGGAACCCTCATCGGAACCGATGCGGCAGCCAAGAGCGCGCCTGATGGATACACCATGGTGATGGCGACTGTCGCGCATGTGGTCAATCCCAGTATTCAGCCCAAGCTGCCCTACAACCACGACAAGGACTTCGCGCCTGTGATGCTGGTGGGTGTGTCACCCAATGTGCTGGTCGTGCGGTCCAGCAGCCCCTATAAATCCGTCAAGGACGTCATTGCCGCTGCCAAGGCAACTCCGGGCAAGCTTTCGTTTGCCTCACAAGGTGCGGGAACTTCTGCCCACCTCGCAGGTGAATTGTTCAAGAACCTCATCGGCACCAACCTCATTCATATCCCCTATCGCGGTGCCGGACCTGCGCTCACAGATTTGCTGGGAGGACAGGTCGACGTGATGTTTGCAACCGCCGCTGCGGTCGGAAGCATGATTGAAAGCGGCAAGCTGCGCGCTCTGGCCGTGACAACGGCCACCCGATCGAGCTCGCATGTCCTCTCCAAGGTTCCCACTGTCGCTGAAAGCGGCGTGCCCGGGTATGTGGCCGACAGCTGGTACGGGCTCTTTGCCCCAGCAGGCACGCCTGCTGATGTGATCGAGAAGCTCAACGCTGCAGCAAAGAAGGCCGTCTTCACCGACGCCTTCCGCAAGAGGATGGAAGCCGAGGGCCTCATTGTCAAAGGCGGCACCCCTCAGGATTTTGGCACCTATGCCAAGGGCGAAGAAGCCCGCTGGCGCAAGGTCGTCAAGGACAACAACATCACCAATGACTAG
- a CDS encoding IclR family transcriptional regulator, with protein sequence MTSPTSSAARRKNHEEPTLNRSLERGVEILRAFRPGADLLGNGDLAERTGLSRATVSRLTQTLVQCGLLEHDGARRAYRLAAPVLSFAHAMRSGSPVLQCAAPLMRTAAEKLRVNVGLAVADREEMVYLESIRYNRKVSLRSVVAGQRVPIELTSLGRAYLCATSETQRRELMTKLGQQRLSGWKAIREEILAAVQVFCRKGYCTASWQPEVVAIAIPIITPTGAIYVLNMSVTTQQSAQEVEAELSTPLKALAEKITEAIRRRD encoded by the coding sequence ATGACTTCACCTACCAGCAGCGCTGCCAGACGCAAGAACCATGAGGAGCCCACGCTGAACCGGTCATTGGAGCGTGGCGTAGAGATACTCAGAGCGTTTCGGCCAGGCGCCGATCTGCTGGGAAATGGCGATCTGGCGGAGCGCACCGGCCTGTCCAGGGCAACCGTCAGCAGACTGACGCAGACGCTGGTTCAGTGCGGTCTTTTGGAGCATGACGGCGCGCGGCGCGCATACCGACTTGCAGCCCCGGTATTGAGCTTCGCTCACGCCATGCGATCAGGGTCACCCGTGCTGCAGTGCGCGGCCCCATTGATGCGCACCGCAGCGGAGAAGCTGCGCGTCAATGTAGGGCTGGCCGTGGCGGACCGCGAGGAGATGGTCTATCTGGAGTCCATACGCTACAACAGGAAGGTATCGCTGCGAAGCGTGGTAGCGGGCCAGCGCGTGCCGATCGAACTCACATCCCTTGGGCGCGCATATCTGTGCGCCACCTCAGAAACACAGCGACGGGAGCTGATGACCAAGCTTGGGCAGCAGCGTCTATCCGGCTGGAAGGCAATTCGTGAAGAGATACTCGCAGCGGTGCAAGTGTTCTGCAGAAAAGGCTACTGCACCGCCTCCTGGCAGCCCGAGGTGGTCGCTATCGCGATCCCCATCATCACGCCTACTGGGGCCATCTATGTGCTCAACATGAGTGTCACCACACAGCAGAGCGCGCAGGAGGTTGAGGCTGAACTCAGCACGCCCCTCAAGGCCCTTGCCGAGAAAATCACCGAAGCAATTCGGCGGCGTGATTGA